A single Fusobacterium hominis DNA region contains:
- a CDS encoding pseudouridine synthase yields MRLDKFLVECGIGSRSEVKKIIDQREIKVNDIIVTSPKTNINEISDNVTYNDNKLEYKEFRYYILNKKAGYITAVEDPKEKTVMELLPSWVIKKDLAPVGRLDKDTEGLLLLTNDGKLNHKLLAPKSHVNKTYYVELQESISESDLKKLENGVDIGGYTTMPAQVEKIDNFKIYLTIKEGKFHQVKKMLEAVQNKVIYLKRVKFGKLELNSLELGEVKEVKLDEIV; encoded by the coding sequence ATGAGATTAGATAAATTTTTAGTAGAATGTGGAATAGGAAGTAGAAGTGAAGTAAAAAAAATAATAGATCAAAGAGAAATAAAAGTAAATGATATTATCGTTACTTCACCTAAAACCAATATAAATGAAATATCTGACAATGTCACATATAATGATAACAAACTAGAATATAAAGAGTTTAGATACTATATTTTAAATAAAAAAGCTGGGTATATAACAGCAGTAGAAGATCCAAAGGAAAAAACTGTTATGGAATTATTACCATCTTGGGTAATCAAAAAAGATTTAGCTCCAGTTGGACGTTTAGATAAGGATACTGAAGGACTTTTATTACTTACAAATGATGGTAAACTAAACCATAAACTCTTAGCACCAAAAAGCCATGTAAATAAAACTTATTATGTTGAATTGCAAGAATCAATTTCAGAATCAGATTTGAAAAAATTAGAAAATGGTGTTGATATAGGAGGGTATACTACTATGCCAGCTCAAGTTGAAAAAATAGATAATTTTAAAATTTATTTAACTATTAAAGAAGGAAAATTTCATCAAGTAAAAAAAATGTTAGAAGCTGTTCAAAATAAAGTTATTTATTTAAAAAGAGTAAAATTTGGAAAATTAGAGTTAAATTCACTTGAATTAGGAGAGGTAAAAGAAGTAAAACTTGATGAAATAGTATAA
- a CDS encoding tyrosine-type recombinase/integrase gives MDLIKREETRLDTTRRKKRKKENKKSIFEIYLSEKTLKDYFFYLNDFLLYIYDSNTPIKNEELIELMSDITDEDVEDYLSHLLYERNLKKTSINKIISALKSLYKELEKHGIKNPFKFIKLFKTTRNLDNILKVSFKDINEILDKYKIYDDKGYRNNVILYTLFYTGMRSQELLNLKYTNILNRDNDYFLKLEKTKSGREQYKPLHETLVQKILEYKRYVMSMYNFSENDMENQFVFPSSFEKNTQLSYSSLYRIIQDMGKVIGLDISPHNIRHAIASELSANGADIIEIRDFLGHADTKVTEVYINAKSLLDKKIIDKIPVDLHK, from the coding sequence TTGGATTTAATAAAAAGAGAAGAAACACGATTAGATACTACCAGAAGAAAGAAACGTAAAAAAGAAAATAAAAAGAGTATTTTTGAAATATATTTATCTGAAAAAACTTTAAAAGATTATTTCTTTTATTTAAATGATTTTTTATTATATATATATGATAGCAATACTCCTATAAAAAATGAAGAGTTAATAGAACTTATGAGTGATATAACAGATGAAGATGTAGAGGATTATTTATCACACCTTCTTTATGAAAGAAATCTAAAAAAAACATCGATAAACAAAATTATTTCAGCTCTTAAATCTTTATACAAAGAATTAGAAAAACATGGCATAAAAAATCCTTTTAAATTTATTAAATTATTTAAAACTACAAGAAATCTAGACAATATCTTAAAAGTATCTTTTAAAGATATAAACGAAATACTTGATAAGTATAAAATTTACGATGATAAGGGCTATAGAAACAATGTCATCTTATACACATTATTTTATACAGGAATGAGAAGTCAAGAACTATTAAATTTGAAATATACAAATATTTTAAATAGAGACAATGACTATTTTTTAAAATTAGAAAAAACAAAAAGTGGGAGAGAACAGTATAAACCTTTACATGAAACATTGGTTCAAAAAATATTAGAATACAAAAGATATGTTATGTCCATGTATAATTTTTCAGAAAACGACATGGAAAACCAATTTGTTTTCCCAAGTTCTTTTGAAAAAAATACCCAACTATCATATTCTTCTTTATATAGAATTATACAAGATATGGGTAAAGTTATCGGACTAGATATTAGTCCACATAATATAAGACATGCTATTGCAAGTGAGCTTTCAGCAAATGGTGCTGACATTATTGAAATTAGAGATTTTCTAGGTCATGCTGATACAAAAGTTACAGAAGTCTATATAAATGCAAAATCATTACTAGATAAAAAGATAATTGATAAGATACCTGTTGATTTACACAAATAA
- the nagA gene encoding N-acetylglucosamine-6-phosphate deacetylase, translating to MRKAIVNGDIFLGNSFYNDKVLVLENDRILDIVSTKELDTLYPNVEKIDAQNSYVVPGFIDLQINGCGGVLFNDDISVETIETMSKTNLKYGCTSFTPTLITTTDENMLKALELMENIDKNKYGVLGLHIEGPYLSVEKKGIHNEKFIRKADSQMIDRIIKSGKDNVKILTLAPERNDKTVINKLSKAGINVALGHTNGTYEEIKEKEHYGIRLATHLYNGMSSFTHRSPGAVGAIFDSDIHAGIIVDGFHSHFSAIKSAIKIMGHRLYLVTDAVSPVGTDMEYFYFEGKKVYYKDGKCFGEDGTLGGSALTMDVGVKNLVKHCDITLEEAIRMATLYPAEAIKIDDEFGKLQPGYYADIVFLDKHLNLKKVIFKGQEV from the coding sequence ATGAGAAAAGCTATAGTTAATGGAGATATTTTTTTAGGTAATTCTTTTTATAATGATAAGGTTTTAGTGTTAGAAAACGACAGAATTCTAGATATTGTATCAACTAAAGAGTTAGATACATTATATCCTAATGTTGAAAAAATAGATGCACAAAACTCTTATGTAGTTCCAGGATTTATTGATTTACAAATAAATGGTTGTGGTGGAGTTTTATTTAATGATGATATAAGTGTTGAAACTATAGAAACTATGAGCAAAACAAATCTTAAATATGGTTGTACATCTTTTACACCAACACTTATAACAACTACTGATGAAAATATGCTAAAAGCTCTTGAATTAATGGAAAATATTGACAAGAATAAATATGGTGTTTTAGGACTTCATATTGAAGGACCATATTTGTCAGTTGAAAAAAAAGGTATTCACAATGAAAAATTTATAAGAAAAGCTGACTCTCAAATGATAGATAGGATTATAAAATCTGGTAAAGATAATGTTAAAATATTAACTTTAGCTCCAGAAAGAAATGATAAAACTGTTATCAATAAATTATCAAAAGCTGGTATCAATGTTGCATTAGGTCATACTAATGGGACATATGAAGAAATAAAAGAAAAAGAACATTATGGAATAAGACTTGCAACACATTTGTATAATGGTATGTCATCATTTACTCATAGAAGTCCTGGAGCTGTAGGAGCTATATTTGATAGTGATATACATGCTGGTATTATAGTAGATGGATTTCACTCACATTTTTCAGCTATAAAATCAGCTATAAAAATTATGGGACATAGATTATATTTAGTTACAGATGCTGTTTCACCTGTGGGAACTGATATGGAGTATTTTTATTTTGAAGGGAAAAAAGTTTATTATAAAGATGGAAAATGTTTTGGAGAAGATGGAACGTTAGGTGGATCTGCATTAACTATGGATGTTGGAGTTAAAAACTTAGTAAAACATTGTGATATAACTTTAGAAGAAGCTATTAGAATGGCAACGTTATATCCGGCAGAAGCTATAAAAATTGATGATGAATTTGGAAAACTTCAACCAGGTTATTATGCTGATATTGTATTTTTAGATAAGCATTTAAATCTAAAGAAAGTTATTTTTAAAGGACAAGAAGTATAA
- the nagB gene encoding glucosamine-6-phosphate deaminase, whose amino-acid sequence MRVVITDKSVGDWAAVYVAKKINEFKPTADRPFVLGLPTGGTPLAMYKRLIQMNKDGIVSFENVVTFNMDEYVGLTPDNDQSYHYYMHTNFFDHIDIKKENINILDGTAKDYKAECERYEEKIKSYGGIHLFLGGIGPDGHIAFNEPGSSLSSRTRDKDLTMDTIIANSRFFGGDINKVPKLALTVGVGTILDAKEVLIMVTGANKARALHHGIEEGVNHMWTISALQLHRHGIIVSDEAACAELKVGTYRYFKDIEKDNLDSEKLLNDLYSNKK is encoded by the coding sequence ATGAGAGTTGTAATAACAGATAAAAGTGTAGGAGATTGGGCAGCAGTTTATGTAGCTAAAAAAATAAATGAGTTTAAACCGACTGCAGATAGACCATTTGTTCTAGGATTACCTACAGGTGGAACACCACTTGCAATGTATAAAAGATTAATTCAAATGAACAAAGATGGAATTGTATCATTTGAAAATGTGGTAACTTTTAATATGGATGAATATGTAGGGTTAACTCCAGATAATGACCAAAGTTACCATTACTATATGCATACAAATTTCTTTGATCACATTGATATAAAGAAAGAAAATATTAATATTTTAGATGGAACAGCAAAAGACTATAAAGCGGAATGTGAAAGATATGAAGAAAAAATAAAGTCTTATGGAGGAATTCATCTTTTCCTTGGTGGAATAGGTCCTGATGGTCATATAGCATTTAATGAGCCTGGATCATCTCTAAGTTCAAGAACAAGAGATAAAGATTTGACAATGGATACAATTATTGCTAATTCTAGATTTTTTGGTGGAGATATAAATAAAGTACCTAAATTAGCTTTAACAGTTGGAGTTGGAACTATTTTAGATGCAAAAGAAGTCTTAATTATGGTTACTGGTGCTAATAAAGCAAGAGCTTTACATCACGGAATAGAAGAAGGTGTAAATCATATGTGGACAATTTCTGCTTTACAACTTCATAGACATGGAATTATTGTATCTGATGAAGCTGCTTGTGCTGAATTAAAAGTAGGAACTTATAGATATTTCAAGGATATAGAAAAAGATAATTTAGATAGTGAAAAGTTATTAAATGATCTTTATTCTAATAAAAAATAA
- a CDS encoding MurR/RpiR family transcriptional regulator codes for MGVIIKINTMKNQLTSIEKRIAEYILKDPEAIKNLNTYQVAKNCKASQASIVRFAKKLGFKGFPDFKLSLSQDIGNRKAESHVNIIHEEIKPEDSFEIVGKKVAHANITAVNNTYEITDFKELENAVKVIAQADKIMVVGVGFSGIVAKDFYYKLLELGKHAIMENDTHTQLSCLSSMGKNDLLFVISHSGKTVQMYDIAKVAKDRGIKIISMTSIVPNPISDLADIKLGTVEMKNNFRSTALSPRISQLTVVDMIYIKLMLENKNMQDYIFNAIELVQGFKLK; via the coding sequence ATGGGAGTAATTATTAAAATAAACACTATGAAAAATCAGCTTACCTCTATTGAAAAAAGAATAGCTGAGTATATTTTAAAAGATCCTGAAGCTATTAAAAATTTAAACACTTATCAAGTAGCTAAAAATTGTAAAGCAAGTCAAGCTTCTATAGTTAGGTTTGCAAAAAAATTAGGATTTAAGGGTTTTCCAGATTTTAAATTATCATTAAGTCAAGATATAGGAAATAGAAAGGCTGAGTCTCATGTTAATATAATACATGAAGAGATAAAACCAGAAGATTCTTTTGAGATAGTAGGAAAGAAAGTGGCACATGCTAATATAACAGCAGTAAATAATACTTATGAGATAACTGATTTTAAAGAGTTGGAAAATGCAGTAAAAGTTATAGCCCAAGCAGATAAGATAATGGTAGTTGGAGTTGGATTTTCAGGAATAGTTGCTAAAGATTTTTACTATAAATTATTAGAACTTGGAAAACATGCGATAATGGAAAATGATACACATACTCAGCTTAGTTGTTTAAGTAGTATGGGTAAAAATGATTTATTGTTTGTTATATCACATAGTGGAAAAACTGTACAGATGTACGATATTGCTAAAGTAGCTAAAGATAGAGGAATAAAGATAATTTCAATGACTAGTATTGTTCCTAATCCAATTAGTGATCTAGCTGATATAAAACTTGGAACTGTAGAAATGAAAAATAATTTTAGATCTACTGCATTATCTCCAAGAATTTCACAGCTTACAGTTGTGGATATGATCTATATAAAATTAATGTTAGAAAATAAAAATATGCAAGATTATATTTTTAATGCTATTGAGTTAGTTCAAGGCTTTAAATTAAAATAG
- a CDS encoding TIGR01212 family radical SAM protein (This family includes YhcC from E. coli K-12, an uncharacterized radical SAM protein.): protein MMNRYYSLNDFFKKEFGEKIYKVSLDGGFTCPNRDGTLSYEGCIFCSEKGSGDFAGNRFDSIYTQIEDQLKLIENKFPNGKVIAYFQNFTNTYGDVEYLRDIYYKALSHPRVCGIAIATRPDCINDDVLELLDEINKKYFLWVELGLQTINENVAKIINRGYLLSVYEETAKRLSNKNIKFVTHIIIGLPGEDEYDPLKTAIFAQSCGTWGIKIHLLHVLKNTKLEFLYNKNEIKLQKKMEYVKKVVKILRNLSYNIVIHRLTGDGSRENLIGPLWSLNKRDVLNNINKYMKENDFIQGDEFLESGGILDGSNY from the coding sequence ATAATGAATAGATATTATAGTTTAAATGATTTTTTTAAAAAAGAATTTGGAGAGAAAATATATAAAGTTTCTTTAGACGGTGGATTTACATGTCCTAATAGAGATGGTACTTTAAGTTATGAAGGATGTATTTTTTGTAGTGAAAAAGGCAGTGGGGATTTTGCTGGAAACAGATTTGATTCCATTTATACGCAAATAGAAGATCAGTTAAAATTAATAGAAAATAAATTTCCCAATGGTAAAGTAATAGCTTATTTTCAAAATTTTACAAACACTTATGGTGATGTAGAATATCTAAGAGATATATACTATAAAGCATTATCTCATCCAAGAGTGTGTGGAATTGCTATAGCTACAAGACCAGATTGTATTAATGATGATGTGTTAGAACTTTTAGATGAAATAAATAAGAAATATTTTTTATGGGTAGAGTTAGGGTTACAAACAATTAATGAAAATGTTGCAAAAATAATAAATAGGGGATATTTATTATCAGTATATGAAGAAACTGCAAAAAGACTGAGTAATAAAAATATAAAATTTGTTACTCATATAATAATTGGACTACCTGGTGAAGATGAATATGATCCATTAAAGACAGCTATATTTGCACAAAGTTGTGGAACATGGGGAATCAAAATTCACTTGTTGCATGTTTTAAAAAATACGAAACTTGAATTTTTATATAATAAGAATGAAATAAAATTACAAAAAAAAATGGAATATGTGAAAAAAGTAGTTAAAATATTAAGGAATTTGTCGTATAATATAGTTATACATAGACTTACTGGAGATGGAAGTAGAGAAAATTTAATTGGACCTCTATGGAGTTTAAATAAGAGAGATGTACTAAATAACATAAACAAATACATGAAAGAAAATGATTTTATTCAAGGCGACGAATTTTTAGAAAGCGGGGGAATATTAGATGGGAGTAATTATTAA
- a CDS encoding 2-phosphosulfolactate phosphatase: MVIDVIETAGSIEKEKILDKTVLIIDVLRATSVMTTALANGVKAIYPYKDIESVLENSKKDTNPLLCGERKGLKIDGFDCGNSPLEYTKELVANRNMYMTTSNGTRAIESCAKYAAKIYIVAFLNIQAIVEKIVSEDKDVVIVCSGTDDKFSFDDALCAGEIIKRATKINQNIKCTDIALALKFIADSSKCIPETLKGCKHFEYLKSIGFEVDMEHCFTMDKYNIIPEYQHGYIKLV; the protein is encoded by the coding sequence ATGGTTATAGACGTTATTGAAACAGCAGGTAGTATTGAAAAAGAAAAAATATTGGATAAAACTGTACTTATAATAGATGTGTTAAGAGCAACTAGTGTTATGACAACAGCTTTAGCAAATGGAGTAAAGGCAATATATCCTTATAAGGATATTGAAAGTGTATTAGAAAATTCTAAAAAGGATACTAATCCATTATTATGTGGAGAAAGAAAAGGATTAAAAATAGATGGTTTTGATTGTGGAAACTCTCCACTAGAATATACTAAAGAATTGGTAGCTAATAGAAATATGTATATGACAACAAGTAATGGAACAAGAGCTATTGAGTCATGTGCTAAATATGCTGCTAAAATTTACATAGTTGCATTTTTAAATATACAAGCAATAGTTGAAAAAATAGTATCAGAAGATAAAGATGTTGTTATTGTTTGCTCTGGGACTGATGATAAGTTTTCATTTGATGATGCTTTGTGTGCAGGTGAAATAATAAAAAGAGCAACTAAGATAAATCAAAATATAAAATGTACAGACATAGCTTTAGCATTAAAATTTATTGCAGATTCATCAAAATGTATTCCTGAAACATTAAAAGGATGTAAGCATTTTGAGTACTTAAAATCAATAGGTTTTGAAGTGGATATGGAGCATTGTTTTACAATGGATAAATATAACATTATTCCAGAATATCAACATGGATATATTAAATTAGTATAG
- a CDS encoding basic amino acid ABC transporter substrate-binding protein → MKKMFKIVLMCGLLLTLSLSAFAKKKLYVGTNAEFPPFEYLENGKPVGFDIDLVEELGKIMDYDIKIVDMAFDGLLPALQMKKVDLVIAGMTETPERTKTVSFTQPYYTASQVIITRKGENGIKSFDDLKGKKVGVMLGFTGDIVVSKIDGVKVERYNAAYAGIMALKANKIDAVVLDSEPAKNFVLQNEGLEIAQTEGAQEEYAIAVRKNDTQLMEQLDNALTEIKSNGKYQELINKYFK, encoded by the coding sequence ATGAAAAAAATGTTTAAAATTGTATTAATGTGTGGTTTATTGTTAACTTTATCGTTATCAGCATTTGCTAAAAAGAAATTATATGTGGGAACAAATGCTGAATTTCCGCCATTTGAATATCTTGAAAATGGCAAACCTGTTGGATTTGATATCGATTTAGTTGAAGAATTAGGAAAAATTATGGATTATGATATTAAAATTGTAGATATGGCATTTGATGGATTATTACCAGCTTTACAAATGAAAAAAGTTGATTTAGTTATAGCAGGAATGACTGAAACTCCTGAGAGAACTAAAACAGTATCATTTACTCAACCTTACTATACAGCAAGTCAAGTAATTATTACTAGAAAGGGAGAAAATGGTATAAAATCTTTTGATGATTTAAAAGGTAAAAAAGTAGGAGTAATGCTTGGATTTACTGGAGATATTGTTGTAAGTAAAATAGATGGAGTAAAAGTAGAAAGATATAATGCAGCATATGCTGGAATAATGGCACTAAAAGCAAATAAGATAGATGCAGTTGTACTAGATTCTGAGCCAGCTAAAAATTTTGTTTTACAAAATGAAGGATTAGAAATTGCACAAACAGAAGGAGCTCAAGAAGAATATGCTATAGCAGTTAGAAAGAATGACACTCAACTAATGGAACAATTAGATAATGCTTTAACTGAAATAAAATCAAACGGAAAATATCAAGAATTGATCAATAAATATTTTAAATAG
- a CDS encoding amino acid ABC transporter ATP-binding protein has translation MIKIKDLHKSYNKLHVLKGIDTTIEKGNIIAIIGPSGSGKSTFLRCINRLEEPTRGHIYIANEDILSDNVDINKIRQKVGMVFQHFNLFPHKTVLENITMAPMKLKNLSKEEAEKKAYSLLEKVGLKDKALVYPNQLSGGQKQRIAIARALAMEPEVMLFDEPTSALDPEMIKEVLDVMRDLAHEGMTMLIVTHELGFAKNVANRIFFMDQGNILEDTTPEELFNNPKHDRTKEFLNKVLNK, from the coding sequence GTGATTAAAATAAAAGATTTACATAAAAGTTATAATAAATTACATGTATTAAAAGGAATAGATACTACTATTGAAAAAGGTAATATTATTGCCATTATAGGTCCATCTGGAAGTGGAAAATCAACTTTTTTAAGATGTATTAATAGATTAGAAGAACCAACAAGAGGGCATATCTATATTGCCAATGAAGATATATTATCTGATAATGTAGATATAAATAAAATACGTCAAAAAGTAGGAATGGTATTTCAACACTTTAATTTGTTTCCTCATAAAACTGTATTAGAAAATATTACTATGGCTCCAATGAAATTGAAAAATTTATCTAAAGAAGAAGCTGAGAAAAAAGCATATTCTCTTCTTGAAAAAGTGGGATTAAAAGATAAAGCATTGGTATATCCAAACCAACTTTCTGGAGGTCAAAAACAACGTATTGCAATAGCTAGAGCATTAGCTATGGAACCAGAAGTAATGTTATTTGATGAGCCAACTTCTGCTTTAGATCCAGAAATGATAAAAGAAGTTTTAGATGTTATGAGAGATTTAGCACATGAAGGAATGACAATGCTTATAGTAACTCACGAACTTGGATTTGCTAAAAATGTTGCTAATCGTATATTTTTTATGGATCAAGGAAATATTTTAGAAGACACAACACCAGAAGAGTTATTTAATAATCCTAAACATGATAGAACTAAAGAATTTTTAAATAAAGTATTAAATAAATAG
- a CDS encoding amino acid ABC transporter permease, which produces MEYLHVLKEIFIDGARYKYILEGLTFSIGTTALAAVIGVVLGILIALMQLSNFYPFKHSKKWKNFNPLSSFAFGYVDLIRGTPAVVQLMILANLIFVGALRDTPILIIAALSFGINSGAYVAEIIRAGIQGLDKGQMEAARALGLDYKESMKEVIIPQAIKKILPALVSEFITLLKETSIVGFIGGVDLLRSANIITSQTYRGVEPLLAVGLIYLIMTTIFTKFMRKVEKGLTVSD; this is translated from the coding sequence ATGGAGTATTTACACGTATTAAAAGAAATATTTATAGATGGTGCTAGATATAAATATATTCTTGAAGGTTTAACTTTTTCAATAGGAACAACAGCACTAGCAGCTGTAATAGGAGTAGTGTTAGGGATTTTAATTGCACTGATGCAATTATCTAATTTTTATCCTTTTAAACATTCGAAAAAATGGAAAAATTTCAATCCATTATCAAGTTTTGCTTTTGGATATGTAGATTTAATAAGAGGAACACCGGCTGTTGTTCAACTTATGATTCTTGCAAATCTAATATTTGTTGGAGCTTTAAGAGATACACCTATATTGATAATTGCAGCATTATCATTTGGAATTAACTCAGGAGCATATGTAGCTGAAATTATAAGAGCTGGAATTCAAGGGTTAGATAAAGGGCAAATGGAAGCAGCTAGAGCATTGGGATTAGACTATAAAGAATCTATGAAAGAAGTAATAATTCCTCAAGCTATAAAAAAGATATTGCCTGCTCTTGTAAGTGAATTTATAACACTTTTAAAAGAAACTTCAATAGTTGGATTTATCGGAGGAGTTGATTTGTTAAGATCTGCAAATATAATAACTAGCCAAACATATAGAGGTGTAGAACCACTTTTAGCCGTTGGACTAATATATTTAATAATGACTACAATATTTACAAAGTTTATGAGAAAAGTTGAAAAGGGGTTGACTGTAAGTGATTAA
- a CDS encoding pyridoxal phosphate-dependent aminotransferase has protein sequence MNISKRAMEMNFSPIRKLIPLAEEAEKKGVKVYKLNIGQPNIVTPDSFFEGLHNYKEKIVTYSDSKGILKLRESFVKSYKASGIDIDVDDILITQGGSEAIFFILMSICNEGDEILVPEPFYSNYSSFSIFAGANVKPIPTTIENNFHLPPKEEIEKLITPKTRAIMFSNPVNPTGTVYTEDEIKMIGEIAEKHDLYIIADEVYRQFVYDSTPYMSTMKMKEIENRVVLVDSISKHYSACGARIGLIASKNHELMNYILKFCQARLCVSTIEQHAAANLINTMDSYLEDVRIKYKSRRDLLYGYLKRIPGVVCSKPQGAFYIFAKLPVDNAEKFAKWLLTDYSYEGKTILIAPGPGFYFTDGKGDQEVRFSFCTNIEDIENAMIVLRRALEEYNKQ, from the coding sequence ATGAATATATCAAAAAGAGCAATGGAAATGAACTTTTCTCCTATAAGAAAGTTAATTCCTCTTGCAGAAGAGGCTGAAAAAAAGGGAGTAAAGGTATATAAATTAAATATAGGACAACCTAATATTGTTACTCCAGATTCATTTTTTGAAGGTCTTCATAACTACAAAGAAAAAATAGTCACTTATTCAGATTCAAAAGGAATATTAAAGTTAAGAGAAAGTTTTGTAAAGAGTTATAAAGCCAGTGGCATAGATATAGATGTAGATGATATTTTGATTACTCAAGGTGGAAGCGAAGCTATATTTTTTATTTTGATGAGTATCTGCAATGAAGGGGATGAAATATTAGTTCCAGAACCTTTCTATTCAAATTATTCAAGTTTTTCAATATTTGCTGGAGCAAATGTAAAACCTATTCCAACAACTATTGAAAATAATTTTCATCTTCCTCCGAAGGAAGAAATTGAAAAATTAATAACTCCTAAAACAAGAGCTATAATGTTTTCAAATCCAGTAAATCCAACTGGAACTGTATATACAGAAGATGAAATAAAAATGATTGGTGAAATAGCAGAAAAACATGATTTATATATAATAGCTGATGAAGTTTATAGACAATTTGTTTATGATAGTACTCCATATATGTCAACTATGAAGATGAAAGAGATTGAAAATAGGGTTGTTTTAGTTGATAGTATATCAAAACACTATAGTGCTTGTGGAGCAAGAATTGGACTAATTGCAAGTAAAAATCACGAGCTTATGAACTATATTTTAAAGTTTTGTCAAGCAAGACTATGTGTTTCAACAATAGAGCAACATGCAGCTGCAAATTTAATTAATACTATGGATAGTTATTTAGAAGATGTTAGAATTAAATATAAAAGTAGAAGAGATTTATTATACGGATATTTAAAAAGAATTCCAGGAGTTGTATGTTCAAAACCTCAAGGAGCATTTTATATATTTGCAAAACTACCTGTAGATAATGCAGAAAAATTTGCAAAATGGCTATTAACAGATTATTCATATGAAGGAAAAACTATTCTTATTGCTCCAGGACCTGGATTTTATTTTACAGATGGAAAAGGAGATCAAGAAGTAAGATTTTCTTTTTGTACAAATATAGAAGATATAGAAAATGCAATGATAGTTCTAAGAAGAGCATTAGAAGAATATAATAAACAGTAA